The Saxibacter everestensis genome has a window encoding:
- a CDS encoding cellulase family glycosylhydrolase: protein MTKHLNPRPPRQRRRLLPAVLGRDRSRRIRNLVAGLAVVGAIVLTGSASIVRAPGQPPEQASSASPAVNDALPPLDSGIGFGFTGSLDSRPGAADDIESFKRDVDALVEHGQQWIRFGIIGWQVARVSGDDGHLVWDESRLKVFDEAIAYARQKGLRVFLTTADGQNAAGTAEAYRTSMREYWTTLARRYAPRVSVWQLYNEVDGSHFRTDQQLKSMTPEYLAQLKAMLQIGRTAIKEASPETLVTTNTSGWPVDDAMEADWNTFFDAISATLDVIAVDVYPADDTTDIEGLTSRVERISQRYDKPVIVAEVGLQTCRGCWSEADQGRYVAAAVEALKEAEPMAILIYQWRDGKDPDGLNAFGVIHIDRSPKAGFDRIMAAMRD from the coding sequence ATGACGAAACATCTGAACCCCAGACCTCCCAGGCAGCGCCGCCGGCTACTCCCTGCCGTCTTAGGACGGGATAGAAGCAGGCGGATCCGGAACCTGGTTGCCGGCCTCGCCGTGGTCGGCGCGATCGTTCTCACCGGTTCCGCGTCCATCGTCCGTGCTCCCGGCCAGCCTCCGGAGCAAGCCAGCAGCGCCTCGCCGGCGGTGAACGACGCATTGCCGCCTCTGGATAGCGGAATCGGCTTTGGTTTCACCGGCTCCCTGGACAGCAGACCCGGTGCCGCCGATGACATCGAGAGCTTCAAGCGAGACGTGGATGCCCTGGTGGAGCACGGCCAGCAGTGGATTCGCTTCGGGATCATCGGCTGGCAAGTGGCCCGGGTGAGCGGAGATGATGGCCACCTCGTCTGGGACGAGTCCAGGCTGAAGGTCTTCGATGAAGCCATCGCCTATGCCCGGCAGAAGGGACTGAGGGTCTTTCTGACCACCGCGGACGGGCAGAACGCGGCTGGCACCGCTGAGGCGTACCGAACCTCGATGCGTGAGTACTGGACGACGCTGGCTCGCCGCTACGCACCGAGGGTATCGGTCTGGCAGCTCTACAACGAGGTCGACGGCTCGCACTTCCGCACCGATCAGCAGTTGAAGTCGATGACTCCGGAGTATCTGGCGCAGCTGAAGGCGATGTTGCAGATCGGACGGACGGCGATCAAGGAGGCCAGCCCAGAGACCTTGGTAACCACCAACACGAGCGGCTGGCCCGTCGATGACGCGATGGAGGCGGATTGGAACACATTCTTCGATGCCATCTCCGCCACCTTGGACGTCATCGCCGTCGACGTGTACCCGGCCGACGATACTACCGACATCGAGGGTCTGACCAGCCGCGTCGAGCGGATCAGTCAGCGTTATGACAAGCCGGTGATCGTCGCGGAGGTGGGGCTGCAGACCTGTCGGGGTTGCTGGAGCGAAGCCGACCAGGGAAGATACGTGGCCGCCGCGGTAGAGGCGCTCAAGGAGGCTGAACCGATGGCGATCCTGATCTATCAGTGGCGGGACGGCAAAGACCCCGATGGCCTGAATGCGTTCGGCGTCATCCATATCGACCGGTCGCCGAAGGCCGGGTTCGACCGGATCATGGCCGCAATGCGGGACTGA
- a CDS encoding glycosyltransferase family 2 protein, protein MNPQVSIVMPVYNAESYVGRALDSVLSQTFTDFELLVVDDASTDGSLAAIRKALSARTSSERARVQIVSRERNLGYGAAMDTGVRRARGGWMWFVDADDVAVPEMLELLHAAATRHEAQMAISHIQAVHDQTGRDKLLPQRMPRRPVGTGADALRRFLRGDLVGFQTNKLIARRIWNGVAGPTGKTTGNAYADMIAMAQLLRNCQRVAYVNRPLYRYTLRSDSATGCLRSSVWDLTDLHKSIYPVIDDVFSPRAARQLRRVFTYRQVYWPLVHKAAAHSDPGGLAAEVTRWVRVRICWSDLGWLMASGRLVLVGSLALAKVAPTIHCRLFRYYKQRASAPRQPMKRTRVGAPR, encoded by the coding sequence ATGAATCCTCAAGTCAGCATCGTAATGCCGGTCTATAACGCCGAATCCTACGTCGGCCGGGCGCTCGACTCGGTCCTGAGCCAGACGTTCACCGACTTCGAACTGCTTGTTGTCGACGACGCCTCGACGGACGGCTCACTGGCGGCCATCCGGAAGGCACTGAGTGCCCGGACGTCGAGCGAACGGGCGCGGGTACAGATCGTCAGCCGGGAGCGGAACCTCGGTTACGGCGCCGCCATGGACACCGGAGTGCGGCGAGCGCGTGGCGGATGGATGTGGTTCGTCGATGCGGACGATGTGGCCGTACCGGAAATGCTTGAACTGCTGCATGCGGCGGCAACCAGGCACGAGGCTCAGATGGCCATCTCGCACATCCAGGCGGTTCATGATCAGACGGGCCGGGACAAGCTGCTACCCCAGCGAATGCCGAGGCGACCGGTCGGCACCGGCGCAGACGCCCTTCGGCGATTCTTGCGCGGAGACCTGGTCGGCTTCCAGACCAACAAGCTGATCGCCCGGCGGATCTGGAATGGCGTGGCAGGGCCGACCGGAAAGACAACCGGAAACGCATATGCGGACATGATTGCGATGGCGCAGCTGCTCCGCAACTGCCAGCGCGTGGCATACGTGAACCGGCCCCTGTACCGGTACACACTTCGCTCCGACTCGGCAACGGGATGCCTTCGGTCCAGCGTCTGGGACCTGACGGACCTGCACAAATCCATCTACCCCGTGATCGACGATGTGTTCTCACCCAGGGCGGCGCGTCAACTGCGGCGCGTCTTCACCTACCGGCAGGTTTACTGGCCTCTGGTCCACAAGGCAGCAGCGCATTCGGACCCTGGCGGCCTGGCCGCGGAAGTGACGCGCTGGGTACGGGTCCGGATCTGCTGGTCGGATCTGGGTTGGCTGATGGCGAGCGGCAGGCTGGTGCTTGTCGGATCGCTGGCCCTGGCAAAGGTTGCCCCGACCATCCACTGCCGACTTTTCCGTTACTACAAACAACGCGCGTCTGCTCCGCGGCAGCCGATGAAGCGGACGCGAGTGGGAGCCCCACGATGA
- a CDS encoding glycosyltransferase family 2 protein: MSPAVSVVMAVYNGSEHVARAINSVLGQTIVDYELLIVDDGSTDDSSAAIAAALEARTAAERQRIRLLRHERNRGYDGVTETAVAAATGDWVFFVDSDDTIEPQTLEALLDSALTSDSQVVIPQQRTVDEDTGRTGLLRQWAPPSGVSTGTETVRRFARGELVSSQHALIRRNLFEDLQIASANTFSDVLVMTQAYCRSKRISYLTEPLYNYSIRSNSITGSLRDTIWDLPVAVTQLYPYVDAQVEPREAAELRRRLRHGALWQMANKAAAEPRVTPLGREVTRWVRQHVLWRNLLWFAVRRKPMVLVVLGLVKLSPGLHRRLYRSYKARG; the protein is encoded by the coding sequence ATGAGTCCAGCTGTGTCCGTCGTGATGGCGGTGTACAACGGATCGGAGCACGTTGCCCGGGCGATCAATTCGGTACTTGGCCAGACCATCGTTGACTACGAACTGCTGATCGTCGATGACGGTTCGACCGATGACTCAAGTGCCGCGATCGCCGCTGCCCTTGAGGCGAGGACGGCGGCTGAGCGGCAACGGATAAGACTGCTCCGGCATGAGCGGAATAGAGGGTATGACGGCGTTACCGAGACCGCCGTTGCCGCAGCCACAGGCGACTGGGTCTTCTTTGTCGATTCGGACGACACGATCGAACCACAGACTCTTGAGGCGCTGCTGGATTCGGCACTGACCTCTGACTCGCAGGTGGTGATTCCGCAGCAGCGAACGGTGGACGAAGACACCGGCCGGACCGGACTGCTTCGGCAATGGGCGCCGCCGTCCGGGGTCAGCACCGGCACCGAGACGGTCCGGCGATTCGCCCGCGGGGAGCTGGTCTCATCGCAGCACGCGTTGATCAGGCGAAACCTGTTCGAGGACCTGCAGATCGCCTCGGCCAACACATTTTCCGATGTGCTCGTGATGACCCAGGCGTATTGCCGGAGCAAGCGGATCAGTTACCTCACCGAGCCGCTGTACAACTACTCCATCCGGTCCAACTCGATTACCGGCTCGCTGCGCGACACAATCTGGGATCTTCCGGTGGCCGTGACGCAGCTCTATCCGTACGTCGACGCCCAGGTCGAGCCGCGAGAGGCCGCCGAGCTGCGCCGCCGCCTCCGGCATGGGGCGCTCTGGCAAATGGCGAACAAGGCAGCCGCCGAGCCACGCGTCACCCCGCTGGGCCGCGAAGTGACCCGCTGGGTCCGGCAGCACGTGCTCTGGCGGAACTTGCTGTGGTTCGCTGTCCGCCGCAAGCCGATGGTCTTGGTGGTGCTTGGCCTGGTCAAACTGTCCCCAGGCCTGCACCGGCGGCTTTACCGGAGCTACAAAGCCCGGGGTTAG
- a CDS encoding oligosaccharide flippase family protein has product MRGFTRRVGLGRLTGDAGAVALGHLSAFIYPIVSIPFLSRLLGSHDLGRLIFAMAIIQVVIYVVDFGFGMSALRAVSVARSATERANIVGATICAKLLLLAACSVLLVPLIFLIPQLRADWPLYLIGVALVIGEAVFPSWLLQGLGRMKTFAVLTAVSRLLALVGLLLTVRSASDTALAMFWQFAPMVIAATLCWLHLRRLGLAQIHRPSLVLVRNTLRESSPLFVSSLATMVIGAANAVALGALSSMQQVAYFGTAERMSNAARGVLSGVQEAMLPRMTATETDDSHDDSALRRTIMVALAGCYVVAGLTMIGTAHWLIPWYLGAGFDDAVPVARWLGVALCITGFAATFTLVLVARNEFGTLSRVMALSAVIHLVILPIGCAMFGGIGAAGAVVGTETCLAVMLAVAYRRSRRRPVARPSGAGAVTLKEEQ; this is encoded by the coding sequence ATGCGCGGGTTCACCCGCAGGGTGGGGCTCGGCCGACTGACTGGTGACGCCGGTGCGGTGGCGCTGGGACACCTGAGCGCGTTCATTTACCCCATTGTCTCGATCCCGTTCCTCAGCCGACTGCTGGGCTCGCATGATCTGGGCCGGTTGATTTTCGCGATGGCAATCATCCAGGTCGTGATCTACGTCGTCGACTTCGGCTTCGGGATGAGCGCCCTGCGTGCAGTCTCGGTGGCCCGCTCGGCGACCGAGCGCGCGAACATAGTCGGCGCGACGATTTGTGCGAAACTGCTTTTGCTGGCGGCCTGCTCGGTGCTACTCGTGCCGTTGATCTTCCTGATTCCGCAGCTCCGCGCCGACTGGCCGCTGTACCTGATCGGCGTGGCCCTGGTGATTGGTGAGGCGGTGTTCCCCAGCTGGCTGCTGCAGGGGCTCGGCCGGATGAAAACTTTCGCGGTGCTCACCGCGGTGTCCCGGCTCCTTGCTCTGGTCGGGCTGCTGCTGACGGTGCGATCGGCTTCGGACACCGCTCTGGCGATGTTCTGGCAATTCGCCCCGATGGTGATAGCCGCAACCCTCTGCTGGCTGCATCTGCGCAGACTTGGCCTGGCCCAGATCCACCGGCCCTCCCTGGTCCTGGTCAGGAACACCCTCAGGGAAAGCAGCCCGTTGTTCGTGAGTTCGCTCGCCACAATGGTGATCGGTGCGGCCAATGCCGTGGCGCTCGGCGCGCTTTCCTCGATGCAGCAGGTGGCGTACTTCGGCACGGCAGAGCGAATGTCCAACGCTGCCCGTGGCGTACTGAGTGGCGTGCAGGAGGCGATGCTGCCCCGGATGACTGCGACGGAGACCGACGACAGCCACGATGACTCCGCTCTGCGCCGCACTATCATGGTCGCGCTCGCGGGATGTTACGTCGTCGCGGGGCTGACAATGATCGGCACAGCGCACTGGCTGATTCCCTGGTACCTGGGTGCCGGTTTCGACGATGCCGTTCCGGTCGCCCGGTGGTTGGGTGTGGCGCTATGCATCACCGGATTCGCGGCAACCTTCACCCTGGTGTTGGTCGCTCGCAACGAGTTTGGGACATTGTCCCGCGTTATGGCGCTCTCGGCCGTCATCCACCTGGTTATCCTGCCGATCGGCTGCGCGATGTTCGGCGGGATCGGAGCCGCAGGCGCCGTCGTCGGGACCGAGACCTGCCTGGCCGTCATGCTTGCCGTGGCCTATCGCAGAAGCCGGCGCAGGCCAGTAGCTCGACCAAGTGGAGCCGGTGCCGTGACCTTGAAGGAGGAACAATGA
- a CDS encoding diacylglycerol/lipid kinase family protein, with protein sequence MMATDLPFEHIDIVFNPKSSGDAEEHARKLSEQLSSQLPGIPVSLHATERAGHARDIARDCSGWVDRPLIVSVSGDGGYNEVIEGIMQANNPGAVAAVLGAGNANDHDESTSEQPLIDSILAGRTKKLDVLKMTLGTGQKKVTRWAHSYIGLGLTPAMAQGIEAGNKGPIKELVSAFRTFGELKPFTIQQDHRQIRLDSLIFANIPRMAKYASLSDSGEPDDGIFEVITFPHRQKVRLLLTALKAVTRGLTEGTRARDYSFVTTSAMDIQIDGELQKVDAGTEVNIGICHLGITSLA encoded by the coding sequence ATGATGGCCACTGATCTGCCGTTCGAACACATTGACATCGTCTTCAACCCGAAAAGCAGCGGCGACGCCGAGGAACATGCCCGCAAACTCAGTGAACAGCTGAGTAGCCAGCTGCCCGGGATCCCGGTGTCACTCCACGCCACGGAACGGGCAGGGCATGCGCGGGATATCGCCAGGGACTGTTCGGGCTGGGTGGATAGGCCACTCATCGTGTCGGTCAGTGGCGACGGCGGTTACAACGAGGTGATCGAAGGCATCATGCAGGCGAACAATCCCGGTGCTGTCGCCGCGGTGCTTGGGGCTGGCAACGCCAACGACCACGACGAAAGCACGTCGGAGCAGCCGCTTATCGATTCGATACTGGCCGGGCGCACCAAAAAGCTAGACGTCCTGAAGATGACGCTGGGCACGGGTCAGAAGAAGGTGACGCGTTGGGCGCACTCGTATATCGGACTTGGTCTGACGCCCGCCATGGCACAGGGCATCGAGGCCGGCAACAAGGGCCCGATCAAGGAACTCGTCTCAGCTTTCCGGACGTTCGGCGAGCTCAAACCGTTCACGATTCAGCAGGACCACCGGCAGATTCGGTTGGACAGCCTGATATTCGCCAACATCCCGCGGATGGCCAAGTACGCCAGTCTGAGCGACAGCGGCGAACCGGATGACGGAATCTTCGAGGTGATCACCTTCCCGCACCGTCAGAAAGTCCGTTTGCTGCTCACGGCGCTCAAGGCGGTCACTCGCGGACTGACCGAAGGCACCCGGGCCCGGGACTATTCGTTCGTGACCACGTCGGCGATGGACATCCAGATCGACGGCGAACTACAAAAGGTCGACGCAGGCACCGAGGTGAATATCGGCATCTGCCATCTCGGCATCACCTCGCTGGCCTGA
- a CDS encoding GlsB/YeaQ/YmgE family stress response membrane protein: MSIIGFLILGLIIGALAKLVLPGKQGGGWIATLILGVVGALLGGFLGSAIFGVGLEEFWSLQTWLLALAGSLIVLIVWGLIRGRAGSSRR; encoded by the coding sequence ATGAGTATCATCGGATTCCTGATCCTTGGCCTTATCATCGGAGCACTGGCCAAGCTTGTCCTGCCAGGGAAGCAGGGCGGCGGCTGGATAGCCACGCTGATCCTCGGAGTTGTCGGGGCGCTTCTCGGCGGCTTCCTCGGGTCGGCGATCTTCGGCGTAGGACTCGAGGAGTTCTGGTCGCTGCAAACCTGGCTGCTGGCGCTCGCCGGCTCACTGATCGTTCTGATCGTTTGGGGGCTCATCCGCGGACGAGCCGGCAGCAGCCGTCGCTAA
- a CDS encoding CsbD family protein has protein sequence MSFMDKAKHKAEEVAGKAKESAGKATNNDELKRDGQTDQAGAKAKQAGDNVKDAAGNVRDAVRRDDPDKNAPLP, from the coding sequence ATGAGCTTCATGGACAAGGCAAAACACAAGGCAGAAGAAGTCGCCGGCAAGGCAAAAGAATCAGCCGGCAAGGCAACAAACAACGACGAGCTCAAGCGTGACGGGCAAACCGACCAGGCCGGCGCAAAAGCGAAGCAGGCCGGGGACAACGTCAAGGATGCAGCCGGAAACGTGCGGGACGCGGTTCGCCGCGACGACCCGGACAAGAACGCGCCATTGCCCTGA
- the amaP gene encoding alkaline shock response membrane anchor protein AmaP yields the protein MRQTVGALNRTWLAILGFLVLIAGALWLLVASGQAAAIIGVRGLAAGQDRVVGADLTTVFDSPIAAVLLALAGVVLVILGLVWIIAQIPRKNEAKAYRLQTDASHGITNCSPSVINTVVEEQIEGLPGVSRASTVLRGTSTTAELTVKMTAAERADIQDIIHRIRTDITKDLSTALEAPLRRLSIHIDVDAGRKNARSVTL from the coding sequence ATGCGGCAAACCGTTGGCGCATTGAACCGGACCTGGCTGGCCATTCTCGGCTTCCTCGTTCTGATTGCCGGCGCGCTGTGGCTTCTGGTCGCGAGCGGACAGGCTGCCGCAATTATCGGCGTCCGCGGTCTCGCCGCCGGCCAGGACCGGGTAGTCGGCGCCGATCTGACGACGGTCTTCGATTCACCTATCGCCGCGGTGCTGCTCGCCCTAGCCGGTGTGGTTCTGGTGATCCTGGGACTGGTCTGGATCATCGCCCAGATCCCCAGGAAGAACGAGGCGAAGGCGTATCGCTTGCAGACGGACGCCTCGCACGGCATCACGAACTGTTCACCGAGTGTGATCAACACAGTGGTCGAGGAGCAGATCGAGGGACTGCCCGGAGTATCCAGGGCATCGACAGTTCTGCGTGGCACCTCGACGACTGCGGAACTGACCGTGAAGATGACGGCGGCGGAGCGCGCGGATATTCAGGACATCATCCACCGGATTCGCACCGACATCACCAAGGATCTCTCGACGGCATTGGAGGCGCCGCTGCGGCGGCTCAGCATCCATATCGATGTCGATGCCGGTCGAAAGAACGCAAGATCAGTCACTCTCTAG
- a CDS encoding DUF6286 domain-containing protein: protein MSTTAETQRLRRRPSRAIPAIIVSVIMILAGAGLAWMSIAKLVNGSWPVFLREPRNWLAELSWADPVGWAIGGAAALLGLVLILAALIPGQPNTVRVTHREPADGGSDVASDGSTNGAEDFVLTRKAIARLAATQADQIDGVSAVSASASTSRVQLSISTPLYETRALHEQVVSEVSRRLSEVGLDPVPRVTATIRSKAAS from the coding sequence ATGAGCACAACGGCAGAAACCCAGAGGCTGCGCCGTCGGCCGAGCCGCGCGATACCGGCAATCATCGTCAGCGTGATCATGATTCTGGCCGGCGCAGGCCTTGCCTGGATGAGTATCGCAAAACTCGTCAACGGGTCGTGGCCGGTGTTCCTTCGCGAACCTCGGAACTGGCTCGCGGAACTCAGCTGGGCCGACCCTGTCGGCTGGGCAATCGGCGGGGCCGCCGCGCTGCTCGGGCTGGTATTGATCCTTGCCGCGCTGATTCCCGGTCAGCCCAACACGGTTCGGGTGACGCACAGGGAGCCTGCGGACGGAGGCTCGGACGTGGCGTCGGACGGAAGCACCAACGGCGCTGAGGACTTCGTTCTCACCCGCAAGGCAATTGCCCGGCTCGCGGCAACCCAGGCGGACCAGATCGACGGCGTCTCTGCTGTTTCGGCAAGCGCCTCGACATCGCGGGTTCAGCTATCCATTTCAACACCGCTCTACGAAACGCGAGCGTTGCACGAGCAGGTGGTCAGCGAAGTGAGCCGTCGGTTGTCCGAGGTTGGGCTCGATCCAGTCCCGCGAGTCACGGCAACGATTCGATCGAAGGCAGCGTCATGA
- a CDS encoding Asp23/Gls24 family envelope stress response protein, giving the protein MSITAIPPARAEAGSRGKLVIAEKVIEKVASQAAADLADVGSPGRGFLGMGPRQDFDARPKVDVELSGNIATIALDIGVRYPVPLRSATERVREQVRERVHALTGVEVRQVDIVVSWLRPQGSGAGTRVLL; this is encoded by the coding sequence GTGTCCATCACCGCAATTCCTCCGGCGCGGGCTGAGGCTGGTTCGCGCGGAAAACTCGTTATTGCCGAAAAGGTGATCGAGAAGGTCGCAAGCCAGGCCGCCGCGGATCTCGCCGATGTCGGTAGTCCTGGCCGGGGGTTCCTCGGAATGGGGCCCCGTCAGGACTTCGATGCCCGGCCAAAGGTGGATGTAGAGCTTTCGGGCAATATCGCCACCATTGCGCTCGACATCGGGGTCAGATACCCGGTTCCGTTGCGAAGTGCCACGGAACGTGTTCGGGAGCAGGTCCGCGAACGAGTGCACGCCCTGACCGGGGTCGAGGTGCGCCAGGTCGACATCGTGGTTTCGTGGCTGCGTCCGCAGGGCAGCGGCGCAGGAACGAGGGTGCTGCTATGA
- a CDS encoding Asp23/Gls24 family envelope stress response protein, with protein MADTQSNTVRSTPEEQTQNSPVEPAKKLDALHTEQGDTTIAESVVQKLAGMATREVPGVFAMGTAARRAFNNLTERIPGSQTNVAGGVSVEKGERQTAIDVSIVVEYGTSIVEVSQAIRRNVVQSVEHATGLEVIEVNVNVTDVHLPDEDDEDLNREPADRLE; from the coding sequence ATGGCCGACACCCAGAGCAATACGGTTCGTTCAACGCCGGAGGAGCAGACGCAAAACTCACCGGTCGAGCCGGCCAAAAAGCTCGATGCTCTGCACACCGAACAGGGCGACACAACCATCGCGGAAAGCGTGGTTCAAAAGCTGGCGGGCATGGCCACCCGGGAGGTGCCCGGCGTCTTCGCAATGGGCACAGCCGCGCGGCGGGCGTTCAACAACCTGACCGAGCGTATCCCTGGTTCGCAGACAAACGTCGCCGGCGGAGTATCGGTTGAAAAGGGCGAGCGACAGACCGCAATCGACGTCAGCATCGTTGTCGAGTACGGCACGTCGATTGTCGAGGTGAGCCAGGCAATTCGGCGCAATGTTGTTCAGTCGGTTGAGCACGCAACCGGCCTCGAAGTTATTGAGGTCAATGTGAACGTCACCGACGTCCATCTGCCAGATGAGGACGACGAAGATCTAAACAGGGAGCCAGCCGATCGGCTCGAATGA
- a CDS encoding DUF4235 domain-containing protein, with the protein MVREESGSKSAKLLYRPIGLVSSVIAGILAGQVFKQVWKRAAPGNNEDAPKALESEYRVRDVLLAAAIQGAIFGTVKALVDRGGARAFQKWFGEWPGD; encoded by the coding sequence ATGGTTCGGGAAGAATCCGGTAGCAAATCCGCAAAGCTGCTGTACCGCCCCATCGGTCTGGTAAGCAGCGTCATCGCCGGCATTCTGGCCGGCCAGGTTTTCAAACAAGTGTGGAAACGGGCCGCTCCCGGCAATAACGAGGATGCGCCAAAAGCTCTCGAGTCTGAGTACCGGGTCCGCGATGTGTTGCTCGCCGCGGCAATTCAGGGCGCCATATTTGGCACGGTAAAAGCGCTCGTTGACCGGGGTGGCGCGCGGGCTTTCCAGAAATGGTTCGGTGAGTGGCCCGGCGATTGA
- a CDS encoding YihY/virulence factor BrkB family protein — protein sequence MSTADESRAGSQTDAPPPEDSRKPDAPTDLTKPSWSYIIRKTFREFTKDQCLDLAASLTYYATLSLFPALLAIVSLLGVVGQAQQTTDAVLGLLSGLAPADTINTVRGPLESLTSAPAAGLALIVGIAGALWSASGYVGGFGRAMNRIYETDEGRPVWKLRPVQLLITLVIVILIAIAGILLAVSGPVAQAIGDALGLGGGILLVWNIVKWPVLLIVVIAIVALLYHATPNVRQPKFRWISVGAVVGIIVWILASTGFAFYVANFSNYNKTYGSLGGVIVFLLWLWITNLALLFGAEFDAEIERGRELQAGIPAEESIQLPPRDTRQIKKAAKKDEKDLARGRSLREQADRGSSSDERDSSSEK from the coding sequence GTGAGCACCGCCGATGAAAGCCGGGCGGGTTCCCAGACCGATGCTCCACCGCCTGAGGACTCGCGTAAACCAGATGCACCGACGGACCTGACTAAACCGTCATGGTCCTACATAATTCGTAAGACTTTCCGTGAATTCACCAAGGATCAGTGTCTCGATCTTGCCGCGAGCCTGACGTACTACGCGACGCTTTCCCTGTTCCCCGCGCTGCTGGCGATAGTGTCACTGCTTGGTGTGGTGGGGCAGGCGCAGCAAACAACCGATGCCGTGCTGGGCCTGCTGTCCGGCTTGGCGCCCGCCGACACCATCAACACAGTGCGTGGCCCGCTGGAATCGCTGACTAGCGCTCCGGCGGCGGGGCTTGCCCTCATCGTGGGAATTGCGGGCGCTCTCTGGTCGGCATCGGGATACGTTGGCGGGTTCGGCCGGGCCATGAACCGGATCTACGAGACGGACGAGGGCCGCCCGGTGTGGAAGCTGCGACCGGTGCAGCTGCTTATCACCCTCGTTATCGTCATCCTGATCGCGATCGCCGGGATTCTGCTGGCGGTCTCCGGCCCGGTGGCGCAGGCGATCGGCGACGCGCTGGGATTGGGCGGCGGAATCTTGCTGGTGTGGAACATCGTCAAATGGCCGGTGCTGCTGATCGTCGTGATCGCCATCGTCGCGTTGCTCTATCACGCAACGCCGAATGTGCGGCAGCCCAAGTTCCGCTGGATCAGTGTCGGAGCGGTCGTCGGGATAATCGTCTGGATCCTTGCCTCGACCGGGTTCGCGTTCTACGTGGCGAACTTCTCCAATTACAACAAGACGTATGGTTCGCTCGGCGGTGTCATTGTCTTCCTGCTGTGGCTGTGGATTACTAATCTGGCGCTACTGTTCGGTGCGGAGTTCGATGCCGAAATCGAGCGGGGACGCGAACTGCAGGCCGGTATTCCAGCCGAGGAGAGTATTCAGTTGCCGCCCCGAGACACCAGGCAGATCAAAAAGGCAGCCAAGAAAGACGAAAAGGATCTCGCCCGGGGCCGCAGCCTGCGTGAACAGGCCGACCGTGGCTCCTCATCGGATGAGCGCGACTCATCCTCGGAGAAATAG
- a CDS encoding GntR family transcriptional regulator, with the protein MAAGEVFWPDELFADLDRTGPVPLYFQVANRLESAIQTGTIPTGARLENEIAIGHRLGLSRPTVRRAIQELVDKGLLVRRRGIGTQVVQGAVTRPVELTSLYEDLTSTHHTPGTDVLVHEVAPADAAVALRLGIDAGSDVVHLRRRRSTDGVPVAVLTNYLPIEFSNITTEQLEQKGLYQLLRARGVAIRVAQQKIGARSARGDECELLDIDRGGPVLTMERVAFDASGHAVEYGHHCYRPDMYSFETTLVAK; encoded by the coding sequence ATGGCCGCAGGCGAGGTGTTCTGGCCCGACGAGCTGTTTGCCGATCTTGACCGCACCGGCCCGGTGCCGCTTTACTTCCAGGTCGCCAACCGGCTTGAGAGTGCGATCCAAACCGGAACTATCCCAACCGGTGCCCGGCTTGAGAACGAGATAGCGATCGGGCACCGGCTGGGTCTCTCCCGCCCTACGGTGCGCCGCGCGATTCAGGAACTGGTCGACAAGGGATTGTTGGTGCGTCGCCGCGGGATCGGCACTCAGGTGGTTCAGGGTGCGGTCACTCGGCCGGTCGAGTTGACCAGCCTTTACGAAGACCTCACGAGCACTCACCACACGCCGGGGACGGACGTGCTGGTCCACGAGGTGGCGCCGGCGGACGCTGCGGTTGCGCTGCGGTTGGGCATCGACGCCGGGTCGGATGTCGTGCACTTGCGTAGGCGTCGCAGCACCGATGGGGTGCCGGTCGCCGTGCTCACGAACTACCTGCCGATCGAGTTCAGCAACATCACGACGGAGCAGTTGGAGCAGAAGGGCCTGTACCAGCTGTTGCGCGCGCGGGGAGTCGCCATTCGCGTTGCGCAGCAGAAGATCGGTGCCCGCAGTGCACGCGGCGACGAGTGCGAACTACTCGATATAGATCGGGGCGGACCGGTGCTGACGATGGAGCGGGTCGCATTCGATGCATCCGGGCATGCAGTCGAGTACGGCCATCACTGCTACCGCCCCGATATGTACAGCTTCGAGACTACCCTCGTGGCGAAGTAG